One window of Steroidobacteraceae bacterium genomic DNA carries:
- a CDS encoding biotin--[acetyl-CoA-carboxylase] ligase, translated as MNLPERIFRRLAGGGQVSGESLARELGVSRSAVWKAIRQLRASGAGVTGVRHRGYALARPVTALASQTIEASIPDCWQPHVAALAVRWQVESTNTVLLGELPRQSQRASVLLAEIQTAGRGRQQRSWQSSLGGSLSLSIAWQFSSMPPMPGSLSLAIGIASRRALGTFGARDVMLKWPNDLQVRGAKLGGILLEMRAEAGGCAQVVIGIGINIALADAQRQALIDAGTRAADLAHDLGLIDVDRNQLAGRIIGEVICALLEFERAGFGGFATEWRGADALFGREVRVYNGDDVSVGKAMGVDDTGQLLLATADGATRALLSGDVSVRVQP; from the coding sequence GTGAATCTGCCCGAACGGATCTTTCGGCGCCTTGCGGGCGGCGGACAGGTTTCGGGCGAATCCCTGGCCCGGGAATTGGGAGTCAGCCGCAGTGCGGTCTGGAAAGCGATCCGCCAGCTCCGCGCCTCCGGCGCCGGGGTGACGGGCGTACGCCATCGCGGCTACGCGCTTGCCCGTCCGGTAACAGCTCTCGCCTCTCAAACCATCGAGGCTTCGATTCCAGATTGCTGGCAACCCCATGTCGCCGCTCTCGCGGTCAGATGGCAGGTGGAATCAACCAACACCGTCCTGCTTGGCGAATTGCCGCGGCAATCACAACGGGCAAGCGTGCTGTTGGCCGAAATTCAAACAGCAGGGCGAGGCCGCCAGCAACGCAGCTGGCAAAGCAGCCTGGGAGGATCACTGAGCCTGTCGATTGCCTGGCAGTTCTCGAGCATGCCGCCCATGCCGGGCAGTCTAAGCCTTGCGATCGGTATCGCCTCTCGGCGCGCCCTGGGCACGTTCGGCGCCCGGGACGTCATGCTCAAGTGGCCCAATGATCTTCAGGTCCGAGGCGCCAAGCTCGGCGGCATACTGCTCGAGATGCGTGCAGAGGCAGGCGGTTGTGCGCAGGTCGTGATTGGCATTGGGATCAACATCGCGCTCGCGGACGCACAACGACAAGCCCTGATCGATGCTGGCACCCGTGCAGCGGATCTCGCCCATGATCTCGGCCTTATCGACGTGGATCGCAATCAACTCGCCGGCCGGATCATCGGCGAGGTCATTTGTGCATTGCTCGAGTTCGAGCGTGCGGGATTTGGGGGCTTCGCCACCGAGTGGCGCGGCGCCGATGCGTTGTTTGGCCGGGAAGTACGCGTGTATAACGGCGATGACGTTTCAGTCGGGAAAGCGATGGGTGTCGACGATACAGGTCAGTTGCTGCTAGCCAC
- the plsY gene encoding glycerol-3-phosphate 1-O-acyltransferase PlsY, with amino-acid sequence MHWIAYLLLAYLIGSIVGSLVLGLLRGVDIRGMGSGNAGGTNALRTQGKWFALGVMLIDVGKAWLAVRWLPQLPLPDVAAMTRGEWLPAACGFAAIAGHVWPVYFGFRGGKGVAPLVGALAALSIGLLWKFLLVWLIVVTLTGFVSLGSMVASASLVPLAVLASGPANSSLPGFAIAAALLILWCHRTNLRRMRTRREPRAQKLWLFGRRSQ; translated from the coding sequence ATGCACTGGATCGCGTACCTGCTGCTCGCCTATCTGATCGGTTCCATCGTGGGCAGCCTGGTACTCGGCCTGCTGCGCGGCGTCGACATACGGGGCATGGGCTCGGGTAACGCGGGCGGTACGAATGCACTGCGTACCCAGGGGAAATGGTTCGCCCTCGGCGTGATGTTGATCGATGTCGGCAAGGCCTGGCTCGCCGTGCGGTGGCTGCCGCAGCTGCCGTTGCCGGATGTTGCGGCGATGACGCGGGGCGAGTGGTTACCCGCGGCCTGCGGATTCGCCGCCATCGCAGGTCACGTCTGGCCCGTCTATTTTGGTTTTCGCGGTGGCAAAGGCGTGGCGCCGCTCGTGGGCGCCCTGGCTGCGCTGTCGATCGGCCTGCTGTGGAAATTTCTGCTTGTCTGGCTCATCGTAGTGACTCTTACTGGTTTCGTCAGCCTGGGTTCGATGGTGGCGAGCGCGAGTCTGGTTCCGCTCGCGGTATTGGCGTCGGGGCCGGCAAACAGCTCGCTGCCCGGTTTCGCGATCGCTGCAGCGCTCCTTATTCTCTGGTGTCATCGGACGAATCTTCGGCGCATGCGAACCCGGCGCGAACCGCGTGCGCAGAAGTTGTGGCTCTTCGGCAGGCGCTCGCAGTGA
- a CDS encoding arginine deiminase-related protein — translation MVRPAAFGFNSETAASNALQQPPAASTAADHVALARNEFDLLVAALRAEGIRVDQFDDATPPVRPDAVFPNNWLSLHADGTAVLYPLLAANRRLERRRDILDTLVSRCGFAIRRVVDLSPHECDGEFLEGTGSLVLDHPGRKAYMCRSGRSHETLARRWGDELGYEVVAFDAVDARGFPYYHTNVMLSIGTHFVVVCAEAVAASQRDKLLQDLAGGGRVVVPIDRDAVTRFAANILELASWEEGLGDVCILAMSARARDAFDENRYALLRGQVDAVMIVPLDCIETVGGGGLRCMLAENFLPGPVQA, via the coding sequence ATGGTTCGCCCGGCCGCTTTTGGCTTCAACAGTGAAACGGCTGCGAGCAATGCGCTGCAGCAGCCTCCGGCGGCGTCGACTGCGGCAGACCATGTCGCTCTTGCGCGCAACGAGTTCGATCTGCTCGTCGCCGCACTTCGGGCCGAGGGCATCCGCGTCGATCAGTTCGACGACGCAACGCCGCCTGTGCGTCCGGATGCGGTATTCCCGAACAACTGGCTTAGCCTGCACGCTGACGGTACAGCCGTGCTTTACCCGTTGCTTGCGGCCAATCGCAGGCTAGAGCGTCGCAGGGACATCCTCGATACGCTCGTGTCCCGGTGCGGTTTCGCGATTCGCCGTGTGGTCGATCTGTCGCCCCATGAATGCGACGGCGAGTTCCTCGAAGGTACCGGTTCGCTGGTGTTGGATCACCCTGGCAGGAAAGCGTATATGTGTCGATCCGGGCGCAGTCACGAGACATTGGCGCGGCGCTGGGGCGACGAACTCGGCTACGAGGTCGTCGCATTCGATGCCGTCGACGCGCGTGGGTTCCCGTACTATCACACCAATGTCATGTTATCGATCGGTACTCACTTCGTGGTTGTGTGCGCAGAAGCAGTCGCGGCAAGCCAGCGCGACAAGCTGTTGCAGGACCTCGCCGGCGGCGGGCGCGTCGTCGTGCCGATCGATCGCGACGCGGTGACCCGATTCGCCGCCAACATCCTCGAGCTGGCCAGTTGGGAGGAGGGGCTTGGCGATGTGTGTATCCTTGCCATGTCGGCAAGGGCCCGCGATGCGTTCGATGAGAATCGATACGCCTTGCTGCGCGGCCAGGTCGACGCGGTGATGATCGTGCCCCTCGATTGCATCGAAACCGTAGGTGGCGGCGGTTTACGCTGCATGCTCGCCGAGAATTTCCTACCCGGACCGGTACAGGCGTGA
- a CDS encoding HlyD family efflux transporter periplasmic adaptor subunit → MKIAFHRAARTDPGEIGGLKVNYGAARRNLARWRWWAILAVVLSPVVYLVVGVIGTTLTRQAPGTVVLEQYEARAPLAGQVSELNANVGDAVIAGQVLARVAAPGAAAVSLRVDTGSDAPSVEGKARELLEQELALRVRMLDYQRDRRRRIDDLLAAGAATAAERNEAQYAVDQAESAWLSARTALAEFVGASRRAGVVAAQSGASGVADATVVATQPGRVLDAFATAGEFVAQGQTLFTVGSSDSAAIIAYVAPEYAAELAVGSRATIRFPDGATIDARIAEVPKLTRRMPPDLVDQFGVRPMTVVLRLEQLQALNDRQSIHGLPVKVRFHYGFESSAAGRRLGELLGWLGGLI, encoded by the coding sequence ATGAAAATTGCTTTCCATCGCGCCGCGCGCACGGATCCGGGCGAGATTGGCGGCCTCAAGGTGAACTACGGCGCGGCACGGCGCAATCTCGCTCGCTGGCGCTGGTGGGCGATACTTGCGGTCGTACTTTCGCCGGTTGTGTATCTGGTCGTCGGTGTCATCGGCACGACGCTTACCCGGCAGGCACCGGGCACGGTGGTGCTCGAGCAATATGAAGCACGCGCACCTCTGGCAGGACAGGTCAGCGAATTGAATGCGAACGTCGGCGATGCTGTCATTGCCGGGCAGGTGCTCGCTCGAGTTGCCGCGCCGGGCGCCGCCGCCGTCAGCCTGCGAGTGGACACCGGGAGCGATGCACCGTCAGTCGAGGGCAAGGCAAGGGAATTGCTCGAGCAGGAGCTTGCACTGCGCGTCCGGATGCTCGATTACCAGCGTGACCGCCGGCGTCGAATCGATGATCTGCTTGCCGCGGGCGCGGCGACGGCTGCGGAGAGAAATGAAGCGCAATACGCCGTGGATCAGGCCGAGTCGGCCTGGCTGAGCGCGCGCACGGCGCTGGCCGAGTTCGTTGGTGCATCGAGGCGCGCAGGCGTCGTTGCGGCCCAAAGCGGCGCCAGCGGCGTAGCGGATGCAACCGTAGTTGCCACTCAACCCGGGCGCGTGCTCGATGCGTTCGCAACCGCCGGCGAATTTGTTGCCCAGGGCCAGACGCTTTTCACGGTGGGCAGCAGCGACAGCGCGGCCATCATCGCCTACGTGGCGCCCGAATATGCGGCGGAACTGGCAGTGGGCAGTCGTGCGACCATCCGCTTTCCCGATGGCGCCACCATCGATGCACGTATTGCCGAGGTGCCGAAGCTCACGCGACGCATGCCGCCGGACCTCGTGGATCAATTCGGGGTCAGGCCGATGACGGTCGTCCTCAGGCTCGAGCAGCTGCAGGCACTCAATGACCGGCAGAGTATCCATGGCCTGCCGGTCAAAGTCCGTTTCCACTACGGATTCGAGTCAAGCGCGGCCGGTCGTCGGCTCGGTGAGCTGCTGGGTTGGTTGGGCGGCCTCATCTAG
- a CDS encoding glycosyltransferase yields the protein MMLWQEFSQALFTLQQLIHNAVDSDWIDVALKFFPFVFVFELPAQVIVMLGGVRYFVKNRFRRRDALYHPLVSCVITCYSEGEDVRKTVRSLAGQLYPGRIEMFAIVDGARQNRHTLEVLLREAPAINRDPKRRLEVVPKTQRGGRVSSLNQGLALARGEIVMALDGDTSFDNDMVGNMARHFANPNVVAVSGNLRVRNARKTLVTRLQALEYMLSIHLSRAGLDQLNVVNNISGAFGAFRRSFIAHIGGWDSGTAEDLDLTLRIKKYFARHPQLRIRFEPRAIGHTDSPETLGGFLNQRLRWDGDLSYLYLRKYRHALRPGLLGWPNFIALLWTGLFFQIALPFLVIGYMVWVFFAYPAAYVIGVLAFIYLFYLLLAAAMYLEYLLLFSERKRYDLGFAWVLLVFPAFAFITRSWNGIATLSEMLNRTHLDSSMAPWWVLRKTRF from the coding sequence ATGATGCTCTGGCAGGAGTTCTCGCAAGCGCTGTTTACCCTGCAGCAGCTCATTCATAACGCCGTCGATTCCGACTGGATCGACGTTGCGCTGAAGTTTTTCCCCTTTGTATTCGTGTTCGAGCTGCCGGCGCAGGTCATCGTCATGCTGGGAGGGGTTCGCTATTTCGTGAAGAATCGCTTTCGCCGCCGTGACGCGCTCTATCACCCACTGGTCAGTTGCGTGATCACCTGCTATTCAGAAGGCGAGGACGTGCGCAAGACCGTGCGTTCGCTTGCCGGGCAGCTCTATCCAGGGCGTATCGAGATGTTCGCCATCGTTGATGGGGCCAGGCAAAACCGCCACACGCTCGAGGTATTGCTGCGCGAAGCACCTGCCATCAATCGCGATCCAAAGCGTCGGCTGGAAGTCGTGCCGAAGACGCAAAGAGGCGGGCGCGTATCGAGCCTCAATCAAGGTCTCGCACTCGCACGAGGTGAAATCGTCATGGCGCTCGATGGCGATACGTCATTCGACAATGACATGGTAGGAAACATGGCTCGGCATTTCGCGAACCCGAATGTCGTCGCCGTGTCCGGCAACCTGCGTGTACGAAATGCCCGCAAGACCCTGGTTACGCGACTGCAGGCGCTCGAGTACATGCTGTCGATTCACCTGAGCCGCGCCGGACTCGATCAACTCAACGTGGTCAACAATATCTCTGGCGCCTTCGGTGCGTTTCGGCGAAGTTTCATCGCGCATATCGGCGGCTGGGACAGCGGTACGGCCGAAGACCTGGATCTGACTCTGCGCATCAAGAAGTACTTCGCCCGCCATCCGCAGCTGCGCATCCGTTTCGAGCCACGCGCCATTGGGCATACCGATTCACCGGAGACGCTGGGGGGGTTTCTCAATCAGCGCCTGCGCTGGGACGGCGACCTTTCCTACCTGTACTTGCGCAAATACCGACATGCGCTGCGCCCGGGACTGTTGGGTTGGCCGAATTTCATCGCCTTGCTGTGGACGGGTCTCTTCTTCCAGATCGCCTTGCCGTTTCTGGTGATCGGATACATGGTCTGGGTGTTCTTCGCGTATCCGGCGGCCTACGTCATTGGTGTTCTTGCATTCATCTATCTGTTCTATTTGTTGCTGGCTGCCGCCATGTATCTCGAGTACCTGCTGCTGTTCTCGGAACGCAAACGCTACGACCTGGGTTTCGCCTGGGTGTTGCTGGTATTTCCTGCGTTTGCGTTTATCACCCGCAGCTGGAACGGTATCGCGACGCTCTCGGAAATGTTGAATCGGACCCACCTTGATTCTTCCATGGCGCCGTGGTGGGTGTTGCGCAAGACGCGCTTCTGA
- a CDS encoding rhomboid family intramembrane serine protease: MSEASVELGRTGDADLAEEYRLVLLARGIDANIAHLDGAYVLLVATGRYEEASRELAQYSNERRAQRPAAEPAMHLPWRNASLFAVGIYAFVLVFVTNLAVRGSFGGNWYAAGRLEVDRVVAGQWWRCLTALTLHVDFEHLIANIGFGGVFGFIAGRFFGPGAAWLLILLAGAAGNCADAWLAPAGHRAVGASTAIFAALGLTSVFSWRERSTSRRIWAYRVAPVVAGVVLLAYTGTGDESTDVLAHLTGFLAGATAGSLPLNSLRRACAGGAAQLACGIAAISVLIVAWIVAITRAG, encoded by the coding sequence ATGAGCGAAGCAAGCGTCGAATTGGGACGCACCGGGGATGCGGATCTCGCCGAGGAGTACCGCCTCGTTTTGCTCGCGCGTGGCATCGACGCCAACATCGCGCATCTCGATGGTGCATACGTCTTGCTTGTGGCGACGGGGCGATACGAGGAGGCGAGCAGGGAACTCGCTCAATACAGCAATGAGCGTCGCGCGCAACGCCCGGCGGCCGAGCCCGCGATGCACCTGCCATGGCGCAATGCGTCGCTGTTTGCAGTCGGCATCTATGCCTTCGTGCTGGTTTTCGTTACCAACCTCGCGGTTCGCGGCAGCTTCGGCGGCAACTGGTATGCGGCCGGCCGGCTAGAGGTCGATCGCGTCGTTGCAGGGCAATGGTGGCGATGCCTGACGGCGCTCACCTTGCATGTCGACTTCGAGCATTTGATTGCGAACATCGGCTTCGGAGGTGTATTCGGGTTCATCGCCGGACGCTTTTTTGGTCCCGGTGCGGCATGGTTGCTCATCCTGTTGGCTGGTGCCGCAGGCAATTGCGCCGATGCCTGGCTTGCGCCGGCCGGACACCGCGCCGTAGGTGCCTCGACGGCGATTTTCGCGGCGCTCGGGCTGACGTCGGTTTTTTCGTGGCGTGAACGCAGCACCTCGCGACGCATCTGGGCCTACCGCGTGGCGCCTGTCGTCGCGGGCGTGGTCCTGCTGGCCTACACCGGTACGGGTGACGAGAGCACGGATGTCCTCGCGCACCTGACGGGGTTCCTGGCAGGTGCGACGGCCGGATCACTGCCACTCAATTCACTGCGGCGCGCCTGCGCTGGTGGGGCAGCGCAGCTTGCCTGTGGTATCGCCGCAATATCCGTGCTGATCGTCGCCTGGATCGTCGCTATTACGCGTGCAGGTTGA
- a CDS encoding MFS transporter, protein MSDNQASRGEFARGWRVLVASSLGVACGASPVPFNSLGSFTLPVTQEFGWGRGEMQLAIMWFTVAVVLTVPFVGALADRMGVRRVAIGTLILFGVCFATIGLTPASLPVFYLLWFINGALGGGSTPVTWTRAVNAWFQRKRGIALAATLLGTGLTGMFLPTLATWLIGQVGWRWAYAFVALLPLGLALPFALAWFREPPRIAGHAEQGDPRDEGFTLAEAARSYRFWVLAFSVFVVAVGVGGSITNFQPLLADHGFSAAHAARIAGVIGLSVVAGRLIAGYLIDHWWAPGITFPMLVLPALACVLLAQAQVSADVAYFCAACIGLAAGAETDLVAFLTARYFGLRHYGRIYGVQYSGFGLASGISPWLFGRVYDMTGSYRLILFVASAFFFMGAVLLLTMGRYPRTFATQKSA, encoded by the coding sequence ATGTCAGACAACCAGGCGTCGCGGGGAGAATTTGCCCGAGGCTGGCGGGTGCTGGTTGCTTCGTCCCTCGGCGTGGCCTGCGGCGCATCGCCCGTGCCATTCAACTCCCTCGGCTCGTTTACCCTGCCGGTCACGCAGGAGTTCGGCTGGGGTCGCGGCGAGATGCAGCTCGCCATCATGTGGTTCACGGTCGCAGTGGTCCTGACGGTCCCGTTCGTCGGCGCATTGGCGGATCGCATGGGCGTGCGCCGGGTGGCAATCGGCACCTTGATACTCTTTGGCGTGTGCTTTGCCACTATCGGGCTCACGCCCGCGTCGCTGCCCGTGTTCTACCTGCTGTGGTTCATCAATGGCGCGTTAGGTGGCGGATCAACGCCTGTCACCTGGACAAGGGCTGTCAATGCCTGGTTTCAGCGCAAACGGGGTATTGCACTCGCGGCCACGCTATTGGGCACCGGTCTGACCGGCATGTTTCTGCCGACACTTGCAACCTGGTTGATCGGCCAGGTCGGATGGCGCTGGGCTTATGCCTTTGTCGCCTTGCTGCCGCTCGGGCTTGCGCTGCCTTTCGCACTGGCCTGGTTCAGGGAACCACCCCGCATCGCCGGTCATGCCGAACAAGGGGATCCGCGTGACGAGGGTTTCACCCTCGCCGAGGCTGCGCGCAGTTATCGCTTCTGGGTTCTCGCGTTTTCCGTGTTTGTGGTTGCGGTCGGCGTTGGCGGATCGATTACCAACTTCCAGCCGCTCTTGGCAGATCACGGGTTCAGCGCCGCGCATGCGGCGCGCATCGCGGGCGTCATTGGACTGTCCGTCGTCGCAGGGCGACTGATCGCCGGCTATCTGATCGATCACTGGTGGGCGCCCGGAATCACATTTCCAATGCTGGTTCTGCCAGCGCTCGCCTGCGTCCTGCTCGCACAAGCGCAGGTATCGGCTGATGTCGCCTATTTCTGCGCTGCGTGCATTGGCCTGGCGGCCGGCGCAGAAACGGATCTCGTCGCCTTCCTGACCGCGCGCTATTTCGGCCTACGTCATTACGGGCGGATCTACGGCGTGCAGTATTCCGGCTTTGGCCTGGCCTCGGGGATTTCCCCGTGGCTTTTTGGCCGTGTCTATGACATGACCGGCAGCTATCGACTCATACTGTTCGTTGCTTCCGCATTTTTCTTCATGGGCGCGGTCCTGCTGCTGACCATGGGTCGTTACCCACGTACATTCGCCACGCAAAAAAGTGCATGA
- a CDS encoding marine proteobacterial sortase target protein: protein MTRTALIGLVALLGSAGFSPAWALHADEASSGTLLMLYDEATEPSAALRLSSEIRASVVGNLVRVTLVQRFRNDDDRWAEGLYVYPLAATAAVDTLRMRIGQREIRGEIRSKDVARAEYRQAKAQGQTTVLAEQDRPNMFTTQVANIEPHGQVQIEIGYLDTVAPRDGEYRLHIPLAITPRYAPVGQDNRAPDSPSRELVEGSAQELTIGIDFAPGFAPADLRSLNHPLTSDMHDGIGELRVAGRNLPMDRDFELVWRAAQDDAISAAAFSEQFGGERFTLLTLTPPVDPSARVPARDVVFIVDTSGSMGGPSIDQARAALQMAIRRLRPEDRFNIIRFADDAEALYMTLQPANSLHVGEAQRFIAALTADGGTEMRDALAMALAMSGQNPLQQIVFITDGSVSNEQDLLGMVENRLGKRRLFTVGIGAAPNSWFMREAAIAGHGSFVFIADSAQIAERMSSLFEKLEHPALRELALQFPDGGDYELAAPLPGDLYAGDPLMIVLRHHGIIDRPLLLSGSDANGYFSTQFAVRELAHPSGIGKLWARERIASLERSRLRADLSLDARAAIDRDITVAALRHGLVTRLTSLVAVDKTPARRPGEALAQRQLPTVAPRGSFWAREAGMPSTATGSPLMIAVGMLLLLLAAARYYVVSVRALPAVSSP from the coding sequence ATGACTCGGACTGCATTGATCGGTCTTGTCGCGCTACTGGGTAGCGCAGGATTTTCGCCCGCATGGGCGCTGCACGCCGACGAAGCCAGCTCCGGCACCCTGCTCATGCTCTACGACGAAGCGACGGAACCGAGCGCGGCGCTTCGACTCAGCAGCGAAATTCGTGCGAGCGTAGTCGGGAATCTGGTGCGCGTTACCCTCGTGCAGCGCTTTCGCAATGACGACGACCGGTGGGCCGAGGGCCTGTATGTTTATCCGCTCGCAGCAACCGCGGCCGTCGATACGCTGCGTATGCGCATCGGTCAGCGTGAGATACGCGGCGAGATACGCAGCAAGGACGTCGCTCGCGCGGAGTACCGCCAGGCGAAGGCACAAGGCCAGACCACCGTACTGGCCGAGCAGGACCGGCCCAACATGTTCACGACCCAGGTCGCGAACATCGAACCACATGGGCAGGTCCAAATCGAGATCGGTTATCTAGATACCGTAGCGCCGCGCGATGGCGAGTACCGTCTGCATATTCCGCTCGCGATCACCCCGCGCTATGCGCCCGTCGGCCAGGACAACCGGGCGCCCGATTCGCCGTCTCGCGAGCTCGTCGAAGGCAGTGCGCAGGAATTGACCATCGGCATCGATTTCGCGCCGGGCTTTGCGCCGGCGGACCTTCGCAGCCTCAATCACCCCTTGACGAGTGACATGCATGACGGTATCGGCGAACTTCGCGTCGCCGGCCGCAACCTGCCGATGGATCGGGACTTCGAACTGGTATGGCGGGCGGCGCAGGATGATGCGATCAGCGCTGCCGCCTTCAGTGAACAGTTCGGGGGTGAGCGGTTCACTCTCCTCACGCTGACGCCGCCAGTCGATCCGTCGGCCCGGGTTCCAGCCCGGGACGTCGTTTTCATCGTCGACACCTCGGGTTCGATGGGCGGGCCTTCCATCGATCAGGCTCGGGCCGCACTGCAAATGGCGATTCGGCGTCTTCGCCCTGAGGATCGCTTCAATATCATCCGCTTCGCCGACGATGCCGAAGCACTCTATATGACTTTGCAGCCGGCCAATTCACTGCATGTCGGGGAAGCACAGCGGTTCATCGCCGCCTTGACAGCCGATGGCGGCACGGAGATGCGTGACGCGCTCGCGATGGCCCTCGCCATGTCGGGTCAGAATCCGCTGCAGCAAATCGTATTCATCACCGACGGCAGCGTCAGCAACGAACAGGATCTGCTCGGCATGGTCGAGAACCGGCTGGGCAAACGACGATTGTTCACCGTCGGAATCGGCGCCGCACCCAATTCCTGGTTCATGCGCGAAGCAGCGATAGCAGGACACGGCAGTTTTGTGTTCATCGCTGACAGTGCGCAGATTGCCGAGCGCATGAGCAGCCTGTTCGAGAAACTCGAGCACCCGGCATTGCGTGAACTCGCTTTGCAATTTCCGGATGGCGGCGACTACGAACTTGCGGCGCCACTGCCGGGAGACCTGTATGCCGGCGATCCGCTGATGATCGTCCTGCGCCACCACGGCATCATCGATCGACCGTTGCTATTGAGCGGCAGTGACGCCAATGGCTACTTCAGCACGCAATTCGCCGTACGCGAACTGGCTCATCCGAGCGGCATCGGCAAACTGTGGGCGCGCGAACGCATCGCCTCACTCGAACGCTCGCGACTTCGAGCCGACCTTTCCTTGGATGCACGCGCGGCAATCGATCGGGACATCACGGTGGCAGCACTGCGTCATGGCCTTGTGACACGCCTTACGAGTCTCGTCGCCGTCGACAAGACGCCGGCACGCCGGCCAGGCGAGGCGCTTGCGCAGCGGCAACTGCCGACGGTCGCGCCACGTGGCAGCTTCTGGGCGCGCGAGGCTGGCATGCCGAGCACTGCCACCGGCTCGCCGCTGATGATTGCCGTTGGCATGCTGCTGTTGCTGCTCGCTGCGGCGCGATACTACGTGGTGTCGGTCCGCGCCCTGCCCGCGGTGTCGTCGCCATGA
- a CDS encoding class GN sortase: MNAGAIKLRSVLLLALPGIGLLGNGGWIQAKAWLAQRLIERSWLQARNGVIAPRPWPWADTTAIARLALPRIGTHRLILEGASGRNLAFAPTHDAASVLPGELGNSIIAGHRDTHFAFLQEVAVGDSLEVERVDGQHFSFRVTSTRIVHVDKARILLDADQPMLTLVTCYPFNALLPGGPLRFIVVAELRDRSAGLQAYAPRAD; encoded by the coding sequence ATGAACGCGGGCGCCATCAAGCTGCGCTCAGTGCTGCTACTCGCGTTGCCCGGCATCGGCCTTTTGGGCAACGGCGGCTGGATCCAGGCAAAAGCCTGGTTGGCTCAGCGCCTGATCGAGCGAAGCTGGCTGCAGGCACGCAACGGTGTGATCGCACCGCGTCCCTGGCCATGGGCCGACACGACCGCGATTGCACGGCTCGCGCTACCCCGCATCGGCACACATCGCCTGATCCTGGAAGGCGCGAGCGGCCGCAACCTGGCATTCGCGCCCACCCACGACGCCGCCAGTGTTCTTCCCGGCGAGCTCGGCAACAGCATCATCGCCGGCCACCGCGATACCCATTTCGCATTCTTGCAGGAGGTTGCCGTCGGTGATTCGCTCGAAGTCGAGCGGGTTGACGGGCAGCATTTCTCGTTCAGGGTGACCAGCACCCGCATCGTCCACGTGGACAAGGCGCGCATCCTTCTCGATGCCGATCAGCCGATGCTTACGCTCGTGACTTGCTATCCATTCAATGCGCTGCTGCCCGGTGGCCCGCTGCGTTTCATCGTCGTGGCCGAGCTGCGCGACCGATCAGCCGGTCTTCAGGCGTACGCCCCGCGCGCAGACTGA
- a CDS encoding OsmC family protein produces the protein MREKATYPEYIGISDVTTRSYEQMRVEAYFDGQPSIMFDEPEGFDIGDPPDLRGRSRGWTPVHAQLAALAGCTSITIAVVARDQKFRYANLKTKLRSLIDIRGFFFDLHLQPKYQQLNFDLTLRTRESVARIRDLAKETHRRCPQLGLFRAARVPMLVTWYRAGSRRALFEERFSLRAGRTPEDRLIGRAARPRR, from the coding sequence ATGCGTGAGAAAGCCACCTACCCCGAGTACATCGGCATTTCGGATGTGACGACACGATCGTATGAACAAATGCGTGTCGAGGCGTACTTCGACGGCCAGCCGTCGATCATGTTCGACGAACCTGAAGGCTTCGATATCGGCGACCCACCCGATCTACGCGGCCGGTCGCGTGGCTGGACACCGGTACATGCCCAGCTTGCGGCGCTGGCAGGGTGCACGTCGATCACGATTGCGGTGGTGGCGCGCGACCAGAAATTTCGCTACGCCAATCTGAAGACCAAGCTGCGTTCGCTGATCGATATCCGCGGTTTCTTCTTCGACCTGCACCTGCAGCCGAAGTACCAGCAACTGAATTTCGATCTCACGCTTCGCACCAGGGAGTCGGTGGCCCGGATCCGCGACCTGGCCAAGGAAACCCACCGGCGTTGTCCGCAACTCGGGTTGTTTCGCGCTGCAAGGGTTCCGATGCTGGTCACCTGGTATCGCGCCGGCAGCCGCCGGGCGTTGTTCGAAGAGCGTTTCAGTCTGCGCGCGGGGCGTACGCCTGAAGACCGGCTGATCGGTCGCGCAGCTCGGCCACGACGATGA